TTTATACCAATATCATGTCCACCCCACTTCAAGTTATCTCCAATTTCATACTCATACTGCCAAGTATCTCCGTACTTAAATTGAATTATTAGTTGAATATCTCTTTGACATTTATCGCATTGCCTACACACTTTCAAAGTGTTATATGCTCCCATTTTTAGTGCCCCTCCACTTTAAATCCTACCGCCCGCAAAAATCGTGCAAGTCTGGCATCATTTGTTATTAATGTTGCCCCTTCTTTTATCGCTGATCCAGCTACCGATGCATCAGACGCTTTGAGTACTCGTCCCAGGGCATTTGCTTGTTGAATTAAGTTGTCTATTTCTGCTTGGGTTGTTGCACTGCCAATTCTCCCACCGCGTTCGGAAAGGAACTGGCGCAATACCTCAACATCCCCTTTTGCCAGGTATTCTTTGGCTGCAGTTATTGAGACTACAGGTGTCCTGCCAGCCAATGCTGCGTCTATTGCTGCAACTTCTCCACGATCTAAGGCCCTAACTAATGCATTGGTATCAAGATGCACAATCTGAGTCGTAGCACTCGGCCCCTTAACAGCACCTCTAACCTTCAGCTTACTACTAACCAAAGCAGCAAGCAAGATATCCGGAGTAATAAGTTCCTTGCCATCCAAGGCATTATCTCCTACTGCTGTTGCTATAGTGACCGCCATAGAACCTGTCATCATACCGCCCAGCATCAATGCACCCTGCAGTTGTTCCTTACCACCGTTATTGTAAAGAATGGTGTAAATATTGACTTCTAGCGAATACTTCGAGTCATATTCCGGGAATTTCTTCAGCTGGTCTTCTAATTCCGCCACTTCAATAGATGTAGTCATTTTATCCACTATTTCTTTGGCTTCTATCGAATTAGCAAATTCCGCTTCACTTCCCAGGACTCGATTGGCAAGGG
The sequence above is a segment of the Acetonema longum DSM 6540 genome. Coding sequences within it:
- a CDS encoding type II toxin-antitoxin system VapC family toxin — encoded protein: LANRVLGSEAEFANSIEAKEIVDKMTTSIEVAELEDQLKKFPEYDSKYSLEVNIYTILYNNGGKEQLQGALMLGGMMTGSMAVTIATAVGDNALDGKELITPDILLAALVSSKLKVRGAVKGPSATTQIVHLDTNALVRALDRGEVAAIDAALAGRTPVVSITAAKEYLAKGDVEVLRQFLSERGGRIGSATTQAEIDNLIQQANALGRVLKASDASVAGSAIKEGATLITNDARLARFLRAVGFKVEGH